In Torulaspora delbrueckii CBS 1146 chromosome 1, complete genome, one genomic interval encodes:
- the MVD1 gene encoding diphosphomevalonate decarboxylase MVD1 (similar to Saccharomyces cerevisiae MVD1 (YNR043W); ancestral locus Anc_6.362) — MTLYFASTTAPVNIATLKYWGKRDKDLNLPTNSSISVTLAQDDLRTLTSVCTGPELTDDKLVLNGKEESLASERTQNCLKDLRQLRKELENSDAKLPKFSEWKLTIVSENNFPTAAGLASSAAGFAALVVAIAKLYQLPQSLSEISKIARKGSGSACRSLFGGYVAWEMGNETDGSDSKAVEVAPMAHWPDMKAAILVVSASKKDTPSTSGMQLTVKTSDLFKERVRDVVPRRFEEMKKSIREKNWPLFAELTMKDSNSFHATCLDTFPPIFYMNDTSKKIIKLCHQINAFYNETVVAYTFDAGPNAVLYYLKENEHKLFAFIYRTFNKVSGWETKFSSDELAQFIKHFDTTVAKDLDFEIDDELCQGVSKVILTQVGPGPQPTDECLIDTATGLPK, encoded by the exons ATGACCCTTTACTTTGCCTCAACAACTGCTCCAGTGAATATTGCT ACTTTAAAATACTGGGGGAAAAGAGATAAGGATCTCAATTTGCCAACCAATTCGTCCATCTCTGTTACTTTGGCACAGGATGATTTGAGAACGTTGACATCTGTTTGTACAGGACCCGAACTTACCGATGACAAGCTGGTGCTGAACGGTAAGGAAGAATCTCTGGCGAGTGAGAGAACTCAAAACTGTTTAAAGGACCTACGTCAACTGAGGAAGGAACTAGAAAATTCAGATGCAAAATTGCCAAAATTTTCTGAATGGAAGTTGACCATTGTCTCTGAAAACAATTTCCCAACTGCGGCTGGTTTGGCTTCTTCCGCTGCTGGGTTCGCTGCGTTGGTTGTCGCAATCGCTAAATTGTACCAATTACCACAATCCTTGTCTGAGATTTCTaaaattgcaagaaaagGATCTGGATCTGCTTGTAGATCGCTCTTTGGTGGTTACGTTGCGTGGGAAATGGGTAACGAAACCGATGGTTCTGATTCAAAAGCTGTTGAAGTTGCTCCAATGGCACACTGGCCCGATATGAAGGCTGCGATCTTGGTCGTAAGTGCCTCTAAGAAGGATACACCTTCAACCAGTGGGATGCAATTGACCGTCAAGACATctgatcttttcaaagagagaGTTAGAGACGTGGTCCCACGTAGGTTCGAAGAgatgaaaaaatcgatCCGTGAGAAGAACTGGCCTCTGTTTGCTGAGCTAACCATGAAGGACTCTAACTCCTTTCATGCAACCTGCCTGGATACTTTCCCTCCAATTTTCTACATGAACGATACCTCCaaaaaaatcatcaagctATGTCATCAAATCAATGCTTTCTACAACGAAACTGTTGTGGCTTACACTTTTGATGCTGGTCCAAATGCTGTTCTTTACTACTTGAAGGAAAATGAGCACAAACTGTTTGCATTCATCTACAGGACCTTTAATAAAGTTTCTGGGTGGGAAACCAAGTTTTCTAGTGACGAGTTGGCTCAATTTATCAAGCACTTTGACACTACTGTCGCTAAAGACTTGGATTTCGAAATTGACGATGAGCTATGCCAAGGTGTTTCTAAAGTCATTTTGACCCAGGTGGGACCTGGACCACAACCAACCGATGAATGTCTAATTGATACAGCTACTGGATTGCCCAAATGA